A stretch of DNA from Takifugu flavidus isolate HTHZ2018 chromosome 13, ASM371156v2, whole genome shotgun sequence:
TGCTGTAATAGCTTCCTCTtctgtttgattgacaggtcgGACCGTTAAAATCCGTctgaagattaaaaataaacctgttaaAATCAGGCGGATCAAaatcctttcacaataaaagaaacGGAGCaagaaatttaaatattttgaaagaatcaaagaaaacaatcaaaACTGTGAAGAATGATTGTTCAATACAgaactgaaatgtaaaaaaaaaaatcgtttgAAACTTAACCTTATCGGCTAAATATCTGATTTTCAATGAGcattaaacacaaatgtcacacagcacaaataaacattaaaatcagaTGACTTAGTTTGAATCCAAAAATTTGCAGCAAATTCAAACTGGAAAAAATCCAAAGCCTAAAAAGACTTTATCGAAATAACAAGAGAGCAAACGTTAAAGAAATTAATGCACATTAATGCCTCCCGGTCCCGGACCCACCATGCCATCGGAGCAGTTGGAGCGAGGGCTAGACGCGTCGGAGTCCCCGCTGTAGTGCTCCAGAACGGTGTAGAAGGCCTCGTCCTGGCCGCCTCGGAGCAGTGCCTGCAGGGATTCGATATAGCTGATGGCGTTCCTCAGGATCTCCACTTTGGGCAGCCGCTGGTTCGGGTTGGTGTTTGTGCAGCGTTTCAACGTCTCGAAGGCCTCGTTGACTTTGCTTAGCCGCCGCCGCTCACGCAGCGTCGCCGCCTTCCGTCGGTCCACGTTTGTAGTCTTCCGCTTGCAGGCCTTGCAGGCCCAGAGAAGACAGCGTCCTGCATGGTGGTGCCCGCTGGGTGCACGGATGTGCTCGTCGTCCTCCGCCTCGGTGTGATGATGAATGTGCAGAAGGGACGATGGGGAAGCggaagatgaggaaggagagagtgaggatgaagagcagcagtcATCCGGCTTCAGCAGGCCCGCGTGGACCAGGCGGGGGTCCATGTCCTCAAAAAAGTGCATGTCAGAGGTGCTGAAGCAGGGGTCGTCATAGAAGTCGTCAGCGGCAGGGATGGAGAAGGAGATCTCCGACAGCTCCATCATTCAGATCTCACACGCAGCCACGAGGAAAGGTGGgagtggggatgggggggaagTTCCAGAGGAAGACTGCGGGTCCGAGATTGAGAGGGGGCTCCGAGAGGAAGACTGGGATCCCAGAGGAAAACTGAGGTCCAAGAAGGAAACTGGGATTCCGAGGGGAAGTGCGGgcttaaaaacaacagctgtaGGAgcgaaagaagaagaaaaacctcTTTTGGGGAATGTCAAACTGGTCTGGACCCTCTGGACTGACACCTGATTTTATAGCCTGAACGCCAGCAGAGGGCCGGGGCCCGACACCCCAACACAAGTCTGACCAATGCCGTGACATTGGGTGGGGCCTACAACTTCACGGTAATTAGTGTCCAATAACCTCAAACCCCCACGACGAAGTACTGTATTAACAACAGGAAACTACTGCAGTGACAGAAAAAAACTATGGCAGTatgagcagaaatgaaaacagtcTCGCAACTGAAGTCATAAACCAGGTAATGCTATGTAAACAACTATTGTGGACATTcagaaaaatatttatattttgaaTTTATCATTCTCCCCTGAAGAGGTGAAGGTGGGTTTAACTGCAGTTGACCAAAGCTGCCGCTAGATGAGGATGTAGAGTCCAGCTGCCGAGGGCTCGTGACAGCTGTGTTGTACTCCTTAACTGGACTTCATTTTTTAATGAGCCGGACGTGACGATACCTTAGGAGAAAACACCCTTGCATTCATGAAAAATTCATTGCTTCTGATGTTATCATCACATGTTTgcaggagagtgaggaggcgAGGAGCAAGTGGAGTGACATGAAAAAACAGCAAGACGACCTGCCTGCCACTAGTGGGACAGTGCATGAGTAAAACAAGAGTGATGTGTTTCTCAGCATGCAGGGATGGACTCTGCTGCAGATTGCTGGCGATACCATATTTTTATGAGGATGAATCCACATCTGTGATCTCGGCCAAGTCAACCTCATTAAATCCCTTCTGATAGCATCGTCTTCATCAGATCACAGGTCAGCTGACATGTATTAGCAGCAAGGAAAGGTAAATCTTCTGAGAGCCTACGTCCATCATTGGATGTGTGTTCCAGACAATTTGATCACTGAAAAAGCTGCTGGAATGCTCACTCCTCATTACAGAGACAAATATAGCATAACTTGGTCCAGAGGGGATAAATGGAGGCTGTGGTGTTATGTGACAAAATGCACCAATGATGAATGATGTTGCATTacaggctgggggaggggcaaTAAGAAAAGGGACAAACGTGAGGTGGTGGATGTGTGTGGAAACCCGGACCACCATGAAGGcaggaggaaaaggaacaaaGCTGGAATGATTCAGTTTTAGTATTTTACAACAACCTCAAGCTCTTCTCActtttggaggaaagaatcttTCACTCCATCATTACTGATGACAGAGTGGTGGCAGTGGGAGGTGCTCCACtataatgataaaaaaaatgggGCTCTTGCAGGATGGGGGATCATCAGATCACACTGTTGCTACTTGTTGCTATTGATACTGTCTTTCTGCCCTATAAGATGCCAGTTTACATCCTCCAAACCTACACTCTTCCCATCCAATACCAAATCCCCCATGGTGATGAATGTGCGCTGGGGTACAGTCTGTCCTAGTGGTCAGTCATTGGTGGTTGTCCCTCCAGGACGTCATCTTAGATCACAGAAGCATTGCATTTATTTCCATGTCCTTTCAGACCTCCAGCTGAGCTCCTGATGGGGTGATGACCAAGATCAGCAGCTGAATAGAGGAACTCACACACAGGGGCTCAGGAGATTGGCCTCAGCAAGTCCTAATGATGTTTCAGAGGTGTCCCACCCTGGTGGTTCACATTTTGTTACATTCCCATTTTGTGCATGATGGTGTATGTGTTGAATATTGACACCATCCAGGAACAATAAAGCATTCCTGTGAAGAAAAAACCCCCACCAAAGACGAAAAGAACCTTTGGGAAGAACAAAGATTAGAAGGGGAAAAGCTGCTATCATTAAAATACAGTTCAATACTGTTggatttcagttttaaaaatttacagtaaaagaaattaaagacaaattcaaacagcagctttatttattcCAAATGTTAGAAGACGCACAAAGCGTAAATGATACATTCATCACCCGGAACAGACAGAGACACCATTAATTATCAATAAATCGGTCAAGAGATCGGGATCAGGTTGCCCCATCTGATCTGGGGGTCAACAAGATTCTGTCCTCATGGAAACATGGAAGTCAAGTTCATGGCTGGAGACTCCGTAACATAGACTATGTAACCATAACATGCCAGCCATCAACACTGTGGTGAACAGCTGTAGGTCCCGGGGACACAGAGGTGATCAGGTTTCAGGGTGTGCATCACAAAAAATGAAGCATCCTGACTCACAAACTGTCTGAGAGCAATTGGATTATTTTACCATATAAACTCTTCACACAAGAAAATATGagacacacaaaaatgaaaaaaataaaataatattatgGCATTAAACTTGTCTTCCGCTCACATATTTCCTGTGtaactctcactcactcactcacacaatcactcaaacacatacacacacacacacacacacacacacacacacacacacacacacacacacacacacacacacagagtgttaCCATAGAGGTCACTGTTTAGCAGAATTAAAGGTCACAACAGGTCACTTTTAAATCAGCTTCTTTACTGAAACAGGAATCTAACAGATGTCTTTCTATGACAACCAACAAACACTAAAAGGGCCAGCAGGACGGTCCCTTTACAATAGCCTTGTCcggctcaaggtttcttccaggaaaaggggagtttttccagctactgttgtttgttgggggCCAGGCCCTGGGTGCCCAGAAAGAATTTTGATTGGAACAGACACTGCTAAATAAAGACGAAGTGGACTGAACTGAATTGAAGGTTTCATCCACCTGAGCCTGTTGTCTCAGCCGTGCTGTAATGAGTGGATATCACAGCTGTGCCTGATATTACTCCACATCTTAGCAATGACAACAAACTCCTAGCTTAAGTCTTGCTAAGCTAACTGATGGTCTTTACAAGAGAGTGAATCAATGAATATTAAGAAGATATCTAAACACTTCCAGCACTTTAAGGAATTTCCTGGAGATGTTTCTGTCAACAACACTATGGTTAACTTGGCAATACAAACATAGCATCTTCTTTGCCATCCACCCCAGATACCCCTAGTATGTCCTCAGAAACACCCAAAGATTTAGTGGATACACAATCTAACATAATGTCAAGAAAGTCGAAATTTCTGAATAGCCAATGTTCTTGCAACAACAACATATTCCCTCATTTTTAGTTTATGCTTTGGTTTCGGGTGACCTCCCGATGttgtttattttgaataatCAACGTGAGATTGTGTTTTCATTACTTATACATCTCTTCAGGCCGTGACATATGCTCATCATAGCACAGCTAAGGGGCATTATTTGGCCCAGCATGTCTTGTATTGCATAATTAACCTGTGTCCATGCCATATTTTCCACCAAAGATTTAATGCAAGTCATTCTCAAACACACTGTGATGCATCATATTTCTTTTCAGGGTGTCATTAGCCCGCTGGCACACGGTTCATCCGGCGTTATGGACCCTGTTTCTTTCAGCACCTGCCAGGATATCAAAACCCGCCCTCCCCCAAGCAAAGGCCCTCAAGTGGACAAAGGTCTATCCCACTCATGTTTGAGAGTGCTGGGTACCCTCCCtttctgtgtcttgtctgtttcccttgtttgtctgttttcaggctgggcggagcagtttcctgcctctcctctgtgGGGCGAGCAAGGCACACCTGAAGATGATCTCCTgtcattatccacacctgcCGTTCTTTCCACTCGTTGCTGATTTGTTGTTAGCATcctgtggtacagcctggctcctaaaacTCTGTTTGCACATTTGTTTCCTCAAACCTGTTACCTGTCTGGAACTAATTGTTTGTCTTTCCTGCAGATCGTCTCCTGGATGCCTGCTCACGCTGCtcagcctgctccagtctgacTTTGTTTGTCTCTCACATGCACCCTTTGGCTCAGaacttggacctcagtaaacttgttttcaacctcaccctatcgtgtgtgtctgcagatcCTACCAAAGTGGGGATGGTGAGGAACTTGGATTCTGATatcttaaaaaacaaatgtgGCCAGCTTGATTTAGATATCAAAGCGCCATCTGCTGTAGTTGCAGATGTCGGCCTGCTCTGAGGCCGCTGAATCAAACAGTGACATCAGCCTCTAAAGCAGCACAGAAAGTGTCTCTTTCCCTTAGGGGTTGGCAGTTGGACATTAATCCCACCCTGCAACCATAAACCAAACTGGACACCCAACAACTTTCAGGGGCGCCATCCAAGCCCCTGCTGCCAGCACAGAGCCAGGAAagaaccacaacacacaccttcacGCACAAATTTAGATTTACATCTTTACATGCACATGTGAGTGTTGATAGCAAACAGAGGTCATATTTTCCTGTTTAACTTGATGAAGTGAGTGATTTCTTAAACACTGTCCTCAGCTGAATCTTTCTATGAACAGTGCCTCTCTGCACTCTCCATCTGTGAAAGGGCCCTTCCATGACAGTGGTTAAAGAGGGTACTGCATAGGTTCCAATAAATGCAGGTAATGaggatttaaaatgtttttgtgatTCTACTGTATTATGAAAACAGCTGGAAGGCCAAATAAAATCATTCCAGGTTActaaaatgttattttgtaaaaataaattgtCCAAAAATCCAGCTGAATAAAACAGTTTCGCTAGCAGATGTCATGATCCAGCTTTAGCTGGAGTGCTGTAAGACTTAAACAGGAACTGAGAATCTCAGCATTACAAAAGAGTTTTTACAAGCTTAATTTAATCCCTTTACTGACTGTTTTATTACCTGAAAGCTTAATATGCCACTGTACTTTTATCATTGTTTGATACTGTTTTTATTAGTCCTTCCAAGGTTTCATATAGTTAGTTTCAGCCAAATTTGATTTTTTGTTGTAGCGTTATCAAAAAGTAGTCAACTTTTCCATTTGGGTTTAACTTAACTGTGAATGTCTGGCATATCAACATTGAACAAAACAGGAGGTCTAATAGACATTTGACTTTTCATTctttgtcacagccccatttccccagttccctcctgtccctctgccccagtaattttccactctccctgcctctgctccactcgacctgccagccactcccaccccatcagctcaactccactcacctgcaagcacagctggagcttattcccaatcagccctgcttataagcctcccctgcactctgtctttgccagattgttcttctgctttcatgcgagactttccagcgttatttccctgcctgtcttcgttctgcctgcctcgcctgttccccagacaacctgcctgctttctgcccctaaCTATGATTTCCGCCTCAGCGTTTCTGATTcttgtctgctcacctggttttgacttctccgcctggccccgactttgctgctgctcgtccccagtctgctccgctacatcgtcagcctcctctcctgtgcgTCACTCCCGCCCGCTGTCAGCagaactgcacggttccgaggatttacgtccttcccccttggttccgcattccggctctgctcggcccactccccgagcctgcaacccatagactttgtgtgggccctgagcctgaagaacggactatttcctgtgtttccttgtctgcctgagttcctgtttgcccgtgtgctaataaaagtcattaccacggtccagttttccagagtgctgcttttgggtcctaataGCACCCGTCACATTCTTGTTTAATTCCCTCTCCTAAAGAATGGATGACTGTCAGTTCACTTAAACAAAATTGCACATGAGGCAAAACATCAGAAAATCCCATCAAGCATCCTCTTCATATCCTGCAGTTTATAGTAAGTACTTTTTGGGGGTTTCTcggttttaaattaaaaagaatcCATTCCTGCACATTGATATGTGGAAATCAACAGTGATTGAACACATGGATCTTCAGAGAACTCCTGTCGGGGGCAGAGCCTTAATTCATTCCTTTAAAAGATGCTCAGTGGTGCAAGAAGAAAAGAATGCTTGACTTCTGGGTCTGAGAAAAACAGAACTAAGCATGTTTAGAGGGCAGTCTACGGGAAGGCCCTATACTCTAAGGAGGGCCCCATAGCATTTCTGAAAAGACTTAGATTTAGACTAGGTCTGGACCTTTAGTCTAGACCTTATTGATCCCTTGGGATGACTCCCTCAGGTAAATTTGTAATACCATCAGcaaattaaaagaacaaaagagcaaaaaactGCTGTAGCTGCCGGTACctgtctgctgcctcaggagtcccacaggccagtaaggcccgatacgactccttcttcagcctgatggcatccctcacctctggtgtctaCCAGCGGTTTCGAGCATTGCGGCCACAACAGGCACCGaccaccttgcagccacagcaccagtcagctgcctcaacaatggcggcgcagaacatggtccactcaaTGTCCtacgcctcccccgggacatggtcaaaagCTCTCCCAGAgatgtgagttgaagctccttcccagcagaccctcacaatacgtttgggtctgccgggtctgtccggcatccttcctcACCAtcagagccaactcaccaccaggtggtgatcagttgacagctctgcccctctcttcacccgagtgtccagaacatgcagcCGCAAAGTCGATCATTGACCTGCGGCCTAACGCATCCttgtgccaagtgcacatgtggatgcctttatgcctgaacaaggtgttcatTATagacaatctgagatgagcacagaagtccaacaacagaacaccattcgggttcagatcgGGGGGgcattcttcccaatcacacctctccaggtctcactgtcgctgcaaacgtgagcattgaagtcacccaggaggatgagggaacccccagaaggagcactctccagcactccctctaaggactccaaaaagggtggatacactgaactgctgtttgggccataggcacaaacaacattCAGGAtctgtccccccacccgaaggcgaagggaggctaccctctcattcTGCAACGAGGATTGCCACCCTTGCCCACCCAACTCACAATGCAcctgacccccttggcccctcctgcaggtggtgaaccCACGGGAAAggggttccatgttgcctctcTCTGTGCCCAATTTGacatcccaggccctgacatccttcacaggaactgcacaacacagacgcgccacctcttcgggtcaggattcagcagtccacttacacttaaaggagagtgggcactccttcgaggacagccaagtacagatactggccagagaagaccgctggtttgaaaggggtgtcaaggaagctatccatgtcaaattggaaaaaccatccttaaacagaggtggtggcctgaggcacttcctatcacccacatacaatgcagtcctccactccttccaacagtaaaacaaacatttacaccattccaggagacccagtgactcaccaccatgtgatccagcagacaaaggggagacacctcaacagaaactaggtgaacgacccaaccaacgaccctgctaacgactctcaggtgaccacccagatcaatagcatgcagatggtccatattttcaagctctctccccagcaatttcagaactgaagaagccttctggatagaaggcgaaacgtcttcaagagaagaaacccagtccagttgacatagaaaactaccttggatacaatgacctggatgattgagaatctacacagaaatcttaaaagtagagatagAATCAGCCTCCCTTACCTGGAcaaggagctggttccacagcaggggggcctggtagctaaatcctcggcccccattctactcctagagactctggggaccacaagtaaaccatcattctgagagcggagtggtctattaggatgataaggtgtcactagctcctctagGTAGTGACGCTAGGCtaagcctctgaggaccttgtaagtcagaagaagagttttaaaaatgattctagttttaatgggcagccaatgaagagacgccagtacaggatgtatgtgatctcttttgtcaatacctgtcagaacgcTAGCTGCAGCAATGTGGTGGGAGGATATTCAGGTGGACCGGTAGTTGTACACCAggagacttaaaaaaaaatcatccactTGTCCAATAAACATATGGTGACAACCTTACAATTGAGAATCATTATTGAATATGCATAAACACTTGTATTACCCATAGAtacaataaagaaaacatgatAAAGAAATTAATAGGGCAGAATCATTGAGGCTATTTCAGCATTGCTGTCGTAGTTTTCTGTAGCTTGCCCATAATAGCAGTAAAGTAGTGTCCATTTTTAATCTGATTACCCAACAAATCAGTACTAAACGGACTGGGAGAATGATGTTCCAGCAGTCAGTCCTTCGTTTCGGTAACtcgggtcacatgacacacTCAGAAACTGAACATTCATCTTATCATTCATGACCCTTTGACTGGCCATGAATCTGAGAGCTGTAAGGTCATGACCCCTCTGACCACTTCCTTCATCTGCCTGTATGGAGCCCAACTCTTGAGTGTCAACTGGGAATTTAAGCTTAACAACTCAAACAAACGTCTGACCTGACAGGATTCACTGACAAGGAAACCTGCTGGGTGAAAAGTGTTGCCTCTATATGAAATGTTGGTTCATTCTTGATCACAATGCTTCAGTATAGATTCATGAATAAAATCCACCATGTGCTCTGCCTCTGGAGCTGTAAGTTaatgaaaaatgacatttaatgtCTGATATAATTGCTGTTTAAGTCCAAATGTCAACTGTGTAATGGGTTAGCTATATATGGATTTCCGTTTATTTCTAATACGACAGATTGGACTATCGTGATATGACATGTTGACCACGACATAGACGCAGGTCCATTTGTGACAGCGGAAGAGATGCAGGCAGATCAGAAAGTAGCGCTACAAAACAAGTCCCATCATATCggagcaggttctggttctggtccagcagcagccagccaggctGCCTGAAAAATGACAGTCCATCTGATGTTGACTCAACTGCTGTGTCTGACCCTGGAACCGCCAGAGGCTCTGACATGATCCATCTTAATGCAGATAAATGACGTTCTGTTGGGGGCCATGACATTGCAGTTATCTTTGTAATTTACAATTGGAAATCATAAACTTGAATAAAGCAGGGCATCAGGTATTTATGTTATCACTGTAAATATGAATCAACCTTTTTCAAGTGGGACCATATAGCAGCACTAACAATATGTGGTGTTGGGatggggggagggaaggagaggagaggatagatagagcagaggagagagagcaggggtggtaaaggagaggaaagaccAGGAAGAGCTGTAGGAACAGCTCAGCTATGCGGAATCTTGAAGTGATCTTTGACCTGCTCAGTTAAAAGGGCTCAGCTAGTGTTCTGACAGAAAAGATCACTGGTGCTGTAGTGGCTGCCCATCAAATCCAGAATAGACTTTAAAACCCATGTGCTGACCTCCACGTCTCTTTTAACTTCTTTAGCCCATGGTTGTTTGGAGGTTTGATGGTGGTTGCATCCTCTCATATAATGACAAATATGTTAGTTTTAAAGACTAAACCTCTGAGGGAAGAATGACGACCAGGATGAGATGAAGTGCTTATTCTTGCAGTATATGTTTAGACATGTCCACGCCACAACTGGTGTGCCCACTTTCTGTGAGCTTTGTGTGACTTCCTGCTAGCAGATTTTCTGGTGTCTTTATTACAGTAAGTCATGAAATTCACCTGATATTGGGACAAACCAGCATCTTCAAGCCAGCATCCGTTTTAACCTAAATCTTCCTTTCAGAATGCTGCTCCGGTTGCTGATGGCAGAGCATCTCCTAGTTCTAcccattaaaagaaaagttaaaagaaaCCTCTTGGTATACAACTACTAAAGTATGTCCACGCAGCTCAGAGGATTGTATAGTGAAGGGTTTCTCCTGTTTCAGACTGCAGAAACAATCACACCATTTCTCTGCTAACACACTCTCTTATTGGCCAATCATGTTGTCACAGTCACAACAGCTGCCTCGAGGATGAAGAAGCTGCTTTGAGGGTGCCAGCCAGTCTGCAGGCGTGCAACTGGAGAGTCCCCTGGGGTCTGTCTCAGCCCTCAAAACATACACGCCGTGCGCACACAGAtgcccactcacacacacacacacacacacacacacacacacacacacacatacatgcagacgcacacgtgtgcacactCCCATCTCCCTCAGTGACACAGTTGTGTTCATAAACTTTCATTTTTAGTTCTTATCACAGCCCTCTTGATGTGAGATTTCTCCACTACACAAAACTTTGTCCTTCCTGCACATGCTCAGTTGGGTTAGTGGGTGTTCTTACATGAAAGTGCTCATTTTAAGCACATTAAGATGACTACATTAAAGATGTAAATTGATTAGTTTCATGTACAAGAAATAGACTCTattattgtaatattttaatttaacattCTAACCACATACTGATACGTATATAGATACTTGATTCttttaatatactgtatttcaCATGTACATTCTCCACTGTGCTCATGAACCTAACAACTTCATTGCTTTTTAACCAGAAATCAAATAAGAACTTAAAATTAAAGTTTATGAACACATACTGGGTTACTGATGGAGGTGCATATGCGTGCacgcgcatgcgtgtgtg
This window harbors:
- the LOC130535783 gene encoding myoblast determination protein 1 homolog — its product is MMELSEISFSIPAADDFYDDPCFSTSDMHFFEDMDPRLVHAGLLKPDDCCSSSSLSPSSSSASPSSLLHIHHHTEAEDDEHIRAPSGHHHAGRCLLWACKACKRKTTNVDRRKAATLRERRRLSKVNEAFETLKRCTNTNPNQRLPKVEILRNAISYIESLQALLRGGQDEAFYTVLEHYSGDSDASSPRSNCSDGMTDFNGPTCQSNRRGSYYSSYFSQTPKGSLKAERNSSLDCLSSIVERISTATSSGPPPVDGRGSPGPLQASSPRSSREPNLIYQVL